The following coding sequences lie in one Pseudoxanthomonas sp. SE1 genomic window:
- the dprA gene encoding DNA-processing protein DprA — MHTDDMSALARLVLAGGPVLCRRRLLDQHGTPSAALRAGAGAWRAAGMDEVQITRLRGPADDAFARTLEWLQAPGHHLIGWHDADYPAPLRQVGSPPLALFVDGDSSLLWRAAVAVVGSRTPTSGGRDNAHAFARAFASTGIVVASGMARGIDAVAHEAALALGPGTTIAVVGTGPDIAYPPGHDLLRNRLATHGAVVSEHPPGTPAMRSHFPSRNRILAGLTLGTLVVEAAERSGALITARQAGEAGREVFAIPGSIHNPLARGCHRLIRDGAALVECAQEVIEAVAPLAADLANALRGRLGETESAAIAGPGETPLRLDADYQKLWEGLGHDPTGMDQLVSRTGLTAAELSSMLLVMELDGLVTAEHGRYQRKTGFFTSTASMTQAEGQ; from the coding sequence ATGCATACCGACGACATGAGCGCACTGGCCAGACTGGTCCTGGCCGGCGGTCCGGTCCTGTGCCGACGACGCCTGCTCGACCAGCACGGCACACCGTCGGCAGCCCTCCGGGCAGGAGCAGGCGCCTGGCGTGCGGCAGGAATGGATGAGGTACAGATCACCCGTCTGCGCGGCCCTGCCGATGATGCATTTGCGAGAACACTGGAGTGGCTGCAGGCCCCCGGCCATCACCTGATCGGCTGGCACGACGCGGACTACCCAGCTCCGCTGAGGCAGGTCGGGAGCCCGCCGCTGGCGCTGTTCGTCGACGGCGATTCGAGCCTGTTGTGGCGGGCCGCCGTCGCGGTGGTGGGCAGCCGCACACCGACCAGCGGGGGACGGGACAATGCCCATGCGTTCGCACGTGCGTTCGCCTCTACGGGCATCGTGGTGGCCAGCGGCATGGCGCGGGGCATCGACGCCGTGGCGCACGAGGCTGCGCTCGCGCTGGGGCCCGGCACCACCATCGCGGTCGTTGGCACCGGCCCGGACATCGCCTATCCCCCGGGGCACGACCTGTTGCGCAACCGTCTGGCCACCCACGGTGCCGTGGTCAGTGAACACCCGCCCGGAACACCGGCGATGCGCAGCCATTTCCCTTCGCGCAACCGCATCCTCGCGGGCCTGACCCTGGGCACGCTGGTCGTCGAAGCCGCCGAGCGGTCGGGCGCGTTGATCACCGCCCGCCAGGCCGGCGAAGCCGGGCGCGAGGTCTTCGCCATCCCGGGCTCGATCCACAACCCCCTGGCGCGGGGCTGTCACCGCCTGATCCGGGACGGTGCCGCCCTCGTGGAATGCGCGCAGGAGGTCATCGAGGCGGTGGCGCCGCTGGCCGCAGACCTCGCCAACGCCTTGCGTGGCCGCTTGGGTGAGACTGAATCGGCGGCAATCGCAGGACCCGGCGAGACGCCCTTGCGGTTGGACGCTGACTACCAGAAGTTGTGGGAGGGACTGGGTCACGACCCAACAGGTATGGATCAGCTCGTCTCACGCACCGGATTGACGGCTGCGGAACTGTCCTCCATGCTGCTGGTCATGGAACTGGATGGCTTAGTAACGGCGGAACACGGCCGATACCAGAGAAAGACCGGTTTCTTCACCTCCACAGCGTCGATGACGCAGGCCGAGGGGCAATGA
- a CDS encoding LysM peptidoglycan-binding domain-containing protein has translation MFKYFRTVLAVAALTVGTYAAAAEMAGSHPDTYVVKRGDTLWDISARFLKKPWLWPEIWQANPQIQNPHLIYPGDVISLAYLDRVAVQPGPRQEAPLNAIPLSDIEAYLKDRRVVDSFEGLPHVAGLDEDRLRGSGGHNIYVRGLDGAQPGQRFAVVRPTARFTDNPRAQDLDFRGKTIRGEVDQWKDIVEQSGKGAFLGYELAKVNVATFTRGVVPGTEVSTLVADIGGHEVRVGDRLIPVDAQPYDLHFFPHPPSSDPGGKLRVLAVADALTSGGTRDVIAISGGRLDGVDNGTVFSVWRNGSHTANRMAHPESSRISESPKSGAGRVSLPDEYASHAMVFRTFDKVSYALVMEGVEATRVGYELKHPDATY, from the coding sequence ATGTTTAAATATTTTCGTACGGTTCTCGCCGTTGCGGCGCTGACCGTCGGCACTTACGCGGCCGCTGCCGAGATGGCGGGGAGCCACCCTGATACCTACGTGGTCAAGCGTGGCGACACGCTGTGGGACATTTCGGCGCGCTTCCTCAAGAAGCCATGGCTGTGGCCGGAGATCTGGCAGGCCAATCCGCAGATCCAGAACCCGCACCTGATCTATCCGGGCGATGTGATCAGCCTGGCTTATCTGGATCGCGTGGCCGTGCAACCCGGCCCGCGCCAGGAAGCCCCGCTGAATGCCATCCCGCTGTCCGACATCGAGGCGTACCTGAAGGATCGCCGCGTCGTCGACAGCTTCGAGGGCCTGCCGCACGTCGCCGGGCTGGATGAAGACCGCCTGCGTGGCTCCGGCGGCCACAACATCTACGTCCGTGGACTGGATGGCGCCCAGCCGGGCCAGCGCTTTGCGGTGGTCCGCCCGACGGCCCGCTTCACCGACAATCCGCGCGCGCAGGACCTGGATTTCCGTGGCAAGACCATCCGCGGCGAAGTGGACCAGTGGAAGGACATCGTCGAACAGAGCGGCAAGGGCGCTTTCCTGGGCTACGAACTGGCGAAGGTCAACGTGGCGACCTTCACCCGGGGCGTGGTCCCGGGGACCGAGGTCAGCACGCTGGTCGCCGACATCGGCGGACATGAGGTCCGCGTCGGCGACCGCCTGATCCCGGTGGACGCACAGCCCTACGACCTGCACTTCTTCCCGCACCCGCCCTCGAGCGACCCGGGTGGCAAGCTGCGCGTGCTGGCCGTGGCGGATGCCCTCACCTCGGGCGGTACGCGCGACGTGATCGCCATCTCCGGCGGCCGTCTGGACGGCGTGGACAACGGCACCGTGTTCTCGGTGTGGCGCAATGGCAGCCACACCGCCAACCGCATGGCCCACCCGGAATCCTCGCGCATCAGCGAGTCGCCGAAGTCCGGCGCCGGCCGCGTCAGCCTGCCTGACGAGTACGCCAGCCATGCGATGGTGTTCCGCACCTTCGACAAGGTCAGCTACGCGTTGGTCATGGAAGGCGTGGAGGCCACCCGCGTCGGCTACGAGCTGAAGCACCCGGACGCGACCTACTGA
- the def gene encoding peptide deformylase: MALLPILEFPDPRLRTKAAPVDAGYVTTPAFQRLLDDMFETMYDAPGIGLAASQVDVHQRFMVIDISEEKNQPQVFINPELSEQVGEQVYQEGCLSVPGIFADVTRADAVTVRFLDRQGQPQELRADGLLAVCIQHEMDHLDGKLFVDYLSPLKREMVRKKLAKQRKHVA; the protein is encoded by the coding sequence ATGGCCCTGCTTCCCATCCTCGAATTCCCGGATCCGCGCCTGCGGACCAAGGCCGCGCCGGTCGACGCCGGATATGTGACGACGCCCGCTTTCCAGCGGCTGCTGGATGACATGTTCGAGACCATGTACGACGCGCCTGGCATTGGCCTGGCCGCCAGCCAGGTGGACGTGCACCAGCGTTTCATGGTGATCGACATCAGCGAAGAGAAGAACCAGCCCCAGGTCTTCATCAATCCCGAGCTGAGTGAACAGGTCGGCGAACAGGTCTACCAGGAAGGCTGCCTGTCCGTGCCCGGCATCTTTGCCGACGTGACCCGTGCCGATGCCGTCACCGTGCGTTTCCTCGACCGCCAGGGCCAGCCGCAGGAACTGCGGGCCGATGGCCTGCTCGCCGTCTGTATCCAGCACGAGATGGACCACCTGGACGGAAAGCTGTTCGTCGATTACCTGTCGCCGCTCAAGCGCGAGATGGTGCGCAAGAAGCTGGCAAAGCAGCGCAAGCACGTCGCCTGA
- the fmt gene encoding methionyl-tRNA formyltransferase: MRIVFAGTPAFAVPSLRAAHAHHEVVAVYTQPDRPAGRGRGLTPSPVKLEAIQRGIPVLQPLSLRKKSTQDALREMQPDVMIVVAYGLMLPQAVLDIPQYGCWNVHASLLPRWRGAAPIQRAIEAGDTETGVCLMQMEAGLDTGPVLLAQSMPIGPDDTGGQLHDRLSDLGAQVLRDALGLLRAGVRLPPHPQPEEGVVYAHKLDKAEARLDWSQPAEVLARKVRAFNPWPVAEAQVAGERLRIHGAVVVDQAHGAAPGTLLTAGRQGLDIACGDGVLRLRVVQREGGKAITAADYLNARRDLVTA, from the coding sequence ATGAGAATCGTCTTCGCCGGCACGCCGGCGTTCGCCGTGCCCAGCCTGCGCGCCGCGCACGCCCACCATGAAGTCGTCGCGGTCTACACCCAGCCCGATCGCCCGGCGGGACGTGGGCGTGGACTGACCCCTTCGCCGGTCAAGCTGGAGGCGATCCAGCGCGGCATCCCGGTGCTGCAGCCGCTGTCGCTGAGGAAGAAATCCACCCAGGACGCGCTGCGCGAGATGCAGCCGGACGTCATGATCGTGGTCGCCTATGGCCTGATGCTTCCGCAGGCGGTACTGGACATCCCCCAGTACGGTTGCTGGAACGTGCACGCTTCGCTGCTGCCGCGCTGGCGCGGTGCCGCGCCGATCCAGCGCGCCATCGAGGCGGGCGATACCGAGACGGGTGTCTGCCTGATGCAGATGGAAGCGGGCCTGGACACCGGGCCGGTGCTGTTGGCGCAGAGTATGCCGATCGGTCCAGACGATACCGGCGGGCAACTCCACGACCGGCTTTCCGATCTGGGAGCCCAGGTCCTGCGCGATGCACTCGGCCTGCTGCGGGCCGGCGTCCGCCTGCCGCCCCATCCGCAGCCGGAAGAGGGCGTGGTCTACGCGCACAAGCTGGACAAGGCCGAAGCCAGGCTCGACTGGTCGCAGCCGGCCGAGGTGTTGGCCCGCAAGGTGCGTGCATTCAACCCCTGGCCCGTGGCCGAAGCGCAGGTCGCCGGCGAGCGTCTGCGCATCCACGGCGCGGTCGTGGTGGACCAAGCCCACGGCGCCGCTCCGGGCACGTTGCTGACGGCAGGCCGGCAGGGGCTGGACATCGCCTGCGGCGATGGCGTCCTGCGCCTGCGGGTCGTTCAGCGGGAAGGGGGCAAGGCGATCACCGCCGCCGACTACCTCAATGCGCGGCGCGACCTGGTGACGGCATGA
- the rsmB gene encoding 16S rRNA (cytosine(967)-C(5))-methyltransferase RsmB, with amino-acid sequence MNTQAGVAVRVLATRVVDAVMHRGRSLKAELATCLPRIDDARDRALLEAICFAVLRSRARSEAALAQWMSRPLGPRDNEVRALLHVGFAQVVILGLPPHAALSATVEAVRALGRPHQDKVVNALLRRAQREGLPEASADALWPEWLRRQIRTDWPEQAEAIFNASQHEAPLWLRVNRSRGSRDEYRQRLADAGIEADLAEGMADALVLREPLAATALPGFAQGDVSVQDGAAQRVADLAGTLPAGARVLDMCAAPGGKSAHLLERDPSLRLVALDVDARRLQRVRETLDRVGASAHLQAADATDTTAWWDGQPFDVVLLDAPCSATGIVRRQPDVLLHRREEDIAALMRLQRDLLKAAWRVLAPGGRLIYTTCSVLRAENAQQADGFRARHPDAVPDLLDEAFGLKDAGGRQRFPGDQDMDGFFYASWRKKT; translated from the coding sequence ATGAACACGCAGGCCGGCGTCGCGGTACGGGTCCTGGCCACCCGTGTCGTCGATGCCGTGATGCACCGTGGCCGTTCGCTGAAGGCGGAGCTGGCCACCTGCCTGCCCCGCATCGACGACGCACGGGACCGCGCGTTGCTGGAGGCGATCTGCTTCGCCGTACTGCGTTCGCGCGCCCGCAGCGAGGCGGCGCTGGCGCAATGGATGAGCAGGCCTCTGGGGCCGCGCGACAACGAGGTGCGTGCGCTCCTGCACGTGGGGTTCGCGCAGGTGGTGATATTGGGTCTTCCTCCGCACGCGGCGCTGTCGGCAACCGTGGAAGCCGTGCGCGCGCTGGGAAGGCCGCATCAGGACAAGGTCGTGAACGCGCTATTGCGTCGTGCGCAGCGCGAGGGCCTGCCTGAGGCATCGGCGGACGCTCTTTGGCCGGAATGGTTGCGCCGCCAGATCAGGACCGATTGGCCGGAACAGGCCGAGGCGATCTTCAATGCCAGCCAACACGAAGCGCCCCTGTGGTTGAGAGTCAATCGGTCCCGCGGCAGTCGTGACGAATATCGGCAACGACTGGCGGATGCGGGCATCGAGGCGGACCTCGCGGAGGGCATGGCCGATGCGCTGGTCCTGCGCGAACCCCTGGCTGCCACGGCATTGCCTGGTTTCGCCCAGGGCGATGTCTCCGTGCAGGACGGCGCCGCACAGCGCGTGGCGGATCTGGCAGGCACGCTGCCAGCGGGGGCCCGCGTACTGGACATGTGCGCCGCGCCCGGCGGCAAGTCCGCGCACCTGCTTGAACGTGATCCTTCATTGCGACTGGTTGCACTGGATGTGGACGCCCGCCGGTTGCAGCGCGTCCGGGAGACGCTCGACCGCGTGGGTGCCAGCGCTCACCTGCAGGCAGCCGATGCCACCGATACGACGGCCTGGTGGGATGGCCAGCCTTTCGATGTCGTGTTGCTGGATGCGCCCTGCTCCGCCACGGGCATCGTGCGCCGGCAACCGGATGTGCTGCTGCATCGGCGGGAGGAGGACATTGCCGCGCTGATGCGGTTGCAGAGGGATCTGCTGAAAGCCGCCTGGCGTGTCCTCGCTCCGGGCGGCCGGCTGATCTACACGACGTGCTCGGTTCTGCGGGCCGAGAACGCGCAACAGGCCGACGGATTCCGTGCACGGCACCCGGACGCGGTGCCGGATCTGCTGGATGAGGCCTTCGGCCTCAAGGACGCCGGCGGCCGACAGCGTTTTCCGGGGGATCAGGACATGGATGGATTTTTCTATGCGTCGTGGCGGAAGAAAACGTGA
- a CDS encoding O-antigen ligase family protein, protein MRSCRRQDVARGLAWLAGFSAATLLVVPKGLSVFAVLMLAATVAALPDLWRGGRAVPRAWYPLLAAALIVVAVAAASMWARDARWASLDNPSRVLLLPWCAWLAWTTRVRMSSLWYGALAGLLIACTISIVQVSSGVERAGSEANPIVFANAVLALLVVAVFCRPSHKGVLMPLLLVGVIVLANVAVILSGSRGALLGLGLVVLMLLVGGTARYRWRRLGIASGVLAILFAALWTVPWLSTQFRLDQLHADVSGYALGQVDQPISARLGLLTVAWDAFRESPLTGIGIDAFEARIDASVYCRGGERHFCGLEHAHNDLAQWGATMGVVGIFSLLALYLVPLSVAAHQIRLARTEAAAGAPWAAGMLVVTYMVSGLTQSMFSHALSTSAYVVLVGLLLGVGMQRE, encoded by the coding sequence ATGAGGAGTTGTCGTCGACAGGATGTCGCGCGCGGGTTGGCGTGGCTGGCAGGGTTCAGCGCGGCCACGCTGCTGGTGGTGCCCAAGGGCCTTTCCGTATTCGCGGTACTGATGCTGGCGGCCACCGTGGCCGCACTGCCGGACCTCTGGCGTGGCGGGCGTGCCGTGCCGCGCGCCTGGTACCCGCTATTGGCGGCGGCACTGATTGTCGTCGCCGTCGCGGCTGCGTCGATGTGGGCGCGCGACGCGCGCTGGGCCTCGTTGGACAATCCTTCGCGCGTGCTGCTGCTTCCCTGGTGCGCCTGGCTGGCCTGGACGACCCGCGTACGCATGTCGAGCCTGTGGTACGGGGCTTTGGCGGGCCTGCTCATTGCCTGCACGATTTCGATCGTGCAGGTTTCGTCGGGGGTCGAGAGGGCGGGCAGCGAGGCGAACCCGATCGTGTTCGCCAATGCGGTGCTTGCGCTGCTGGTGGTTGCGGTGTTCTGCCGGCCATCGCACAAGGGGGTGCTGATGCCGTTGCTGTTGGTCGGCGTGATTGTACTGGCCAACGTCGCCGTCATCCTCAGCGGCAGCCGCGGTGCGCTGCTGGGTCTGGGCCTCGTGGTGTTGATGTTGCTGGTGGGCGGCACGGCGCGTTACCGATGGCGGCGACTCGGCATCGCGAGCGGGGTGCTGGCGATCCTGTTCGCCGCCCTGTGGACCGTGCCTTGGCTGTCCACCCAGTTCAGGCTGGACCAGCTGCATGCGGATGTCTCCGGCTATGCGCTGGGCCAGGTGGACCAGCCGATCAGCGCGCGTCTCGGATTGCTGACGGTGGCGTGGGATGCCTTCCGCGAATCGCCGCTCACGGGTATCGGCATCGATGCTTTCGAGGCACGTATCGACGCCAGTGTCTATTGCCGGGGAGGCGAGCGTCATTTCTGCGGGCTGGAGCACGCACACAACGATCTTGCCCAATGGGGCGCGACGATGGGGGTGGTCGGCATCTTCAGCTTGCTGGCTCTGTACCTCGTTCCGCTGTCGGTCGCGGCGCACCAGATCCGCTTGGCGCGCACGGAGGCCGCGGCAGGAGCACCGTGGGCGGCCGGCATGCTGGTGGTCACCTACATGGTCTCCGGCCTGACGCAGTCGATGTTCTCCCACGCGCTCAGCACGAGCGCTTACGTGGTGTTGGTGGGGCTCTTGCTCGGTGTCGGCATGCAGCGGGAATGA
- a CDS encoding glycosyltransferase family 2 protein: MSAKPASHKPCSVSVLVTTFNWPEALAKTLRALAAQQTLPSEVIVADDGSGPATRACIERFARDYPIPLHHCWQPDQGFRAALCRNRAIAAASSEYVILLDGDMVPHPAFVADHLAAARRNTFVQGVRVLTDADGRDRLLGSDAHALGFFDPGIRRRRHALRLPWLSRCIAAVSPSTSLKAIKTCNQAWWREDLIALNGFDERYQGWGREDVDLAVRAVRAGIKRRSLRFAGLASHLYHPERHDGETSPNDALIFETKHGQRTRSLLGLDRHMETANPSSTPKLASPASGEHAVAA; encoded by the coding sequence ATGAGTGCCAAGCCTGCTTCGCACAAGCCCTGTTCGGTCAGCGTCCTCGTCACGACATTCAATTGGCCCGAGGCGCTGGCCAAGACACTGCGCGCGCTCGCGGCTCAGCAGACGCTGCCTTCTGAAGTGATTGTGGCCGATGACGGGTCTGGCCCAGCCACGCGCGCCTGCATCGAGCGCTTTGCGCGCGACTACCCGATACCCCTGCATCATTGCTGGCAACCCGACCAGGGCTTCCGGGCCGCGCTGTGCCGCAACCGCGCCATCGCTGCAGCTTCCAGCGAGTACGTAATCCTGCTCGATGGCGACATGGTGCCGCATCCTGCCTTCGTCGCCGATCACCTTGCTGCTGCACGGCGCAATACCTTCGTGCAAGGTGTGCGCGTGCTGACCGATGCCGATGGTCGTGACAGGCTACTCGGCAGTGACGCTCACGCCTTGGGATTCTTCGATCCGGGCATTCGCCGGCGGCGTCACGCCTTGCGCCTGCCATGGTTGTCGCGCTGCATCGCAGCTGTTAGTCCCAGCACGTCCTTGAAAGCGATCAAGACCTGCAACCAGGCTTGGTGGCGCGAAGATCTGATCGCACTCAACGGCTTCGATGAACGCTACCAGGGATGGGGGCGTGAGGATGTCGACCTGGCGGTTCGCGCCGTCAGGGCGGGTATCAAGCGTCGCTCGCTCCGCTTCGCCGGCCTGGCCAGTCATCTGTATCACCCTGAACGCCACGATGGGGAAACGAGCCCCAACGATGCCCTGATCTTCGAAACGAAACACGGGCAGCGCACGCGCAGCCTGCTGGGCCTGGACAGGCACATGGAGACGGCCAACCCATCGTCGACGCCCAAGCTGGCGTCACCAGCAAGCGGAGAACACGCCGTCGCTGCATGA
- a CDS encoding glycosyltransferase has protein sequence MTTFAVVVTNYNYRAFVEAAVDSALAQRYAPRQIVVVDDGSTDGSPELLRQRYGTDPRVTLLFGENGGQLSAFRRGVMSTDADVVCFLDADDLWEPGYLEALARLYDQRADIDFVFSDLKVFGDDSEHIRFDERPVDLGFTAISTLVFQPWYGAPTSALSLRRTWAVRTLDLPASFDALWRLCADACVVHGASILGARKYFLPTGEVRYRSHGKNGWWATRRDPVSIYRNRIRNLGIINHYAAIVGLDRSAADLGKYEYRTKVAPSRTERKRYASLALHGTAPWWKRWERALGIMLDRRSGKR, from the coding sequence ATGACCACCTTCGCCGTCGTCGTCACCAACTACAACTACCGCGCATTCGTCGAGGCTGCGGTGGACAGTGCATTGGCCCAGCGCTATGCGCCGCGCCAGATCGTCGTAGTGGACGACGGCTCCACCGACGGTTCGCCCGAATTGCTCAGACAGCGTTACGGTACCGACCCCAGGGTAACGCTCCTGTTCGGCGAGAACGGCGGGCAGCTGTCTGCATTCCGGAGAGGCGTCATGTCGACCGATGCCGACGTGGTCTGTTTCCTGGATGCGGATGACCTGTGGGAGCCGGGATACCTGGAGGCGCTCGCCAGGCTTTACGACCAGCGTGCGGATATTGATTTTGTCTTCAGTGACCTGAAAGTCTTCGGTGATGACAGTGAGCACATCCGTTTCGATGAACGACCGGTAGATCTCGGCTTCACGGCCATCAGCACCCTCGTATTCCAGCCCTGGTACGGCGCCCCCACGTCCGCACTGTCGCTCCGTCGCACCTGGGCCGTGCGGACGCTCGACCTTCCCGCCTCCTTCGACGCATTGTGGCGGCTGTGCGCCGATGCCTGCGTAGTCCACGGCGCCAGCATCCTGGGCGCACGCAAGTACTTCCTGCCGACTGGCGAGGTACGCTATCGGTCGCATGGAAAGAATGGCTGGTGGGCCACACGCCGCGACCCGGTGTCGATTTACCGCAACCGCATCCGCAACCTCGGCATCATCAACCACTACGCGGCCATCGTCGGTCTCGACCGGTCGGCGGCCGATCTCGGCAAGTACGAGTACCGCACGAAGGTCGCGCCCTCCCGGACGGAGCGCAAGCGGTATGCCTCGCTCGCGCTGCATGGAACGGCGCCATGGTGGAAGCGTTGGGAAAGGGCACTGGGCATCATGCTCGACCGCAGGAGCGGGAAGCGATGA
- a CDS encoding UDP-glucuronic acid decarboxylase family protein, whose amino-acid sequence MQRILVTGGAGFLGSHLCERLVEQGHDVLCVDNFFTGSKQNIAHLLGHPRFELMRHDVTFPLYVEVDRIFNLACPASPVHYQHDPVQTTKTSVHGAINMLGLAKRLDARILQASTSEVYGDPEVHPQQEGYWGRVNPIGIRSCYDEGKRCAETLFFDYFRQHRLDIKVVRIFNTYGPRMHPNDGRVVSNFIVQALRGEDITIYGDGSQTRSFCYVDDLIDAMARMMETERGFTGPINIGNPGEFSMLELAEKVLALVGGRSRLVFQPLPSDDPKQRQPDIALAREKLGWEPKIELEDGLKETINYFRHLLQA is encoded by the coding sequence ATGCAGCGCATCCTGGTCACCGGCGGAGCCGGCTTCCTCGGGTCGCACCTGTGCGAACGGCTGGTCGAACAAGGCCACGACGTACTGTGTGTCGACAACTTCTTTACCGGCAGCAAACAGAATATTGCCCATCTGCTCGGGCATCCCCGCTTCGAGTTGATGCGTCACGATGTGACCTTCCCCCTCTATGTGGAAGTGGACCGCATCTTCAATCTCGCCTGTCCCGCTTCACCGGTGCACTACCAGCACGATCCGGTCCAGACCACCAAGACCAGCGTGCATGGCGCCATCAACATGCTCGGTCTGGCCAAGCGGCTGGATGCGCGCATCCTGCAAGCGTCCACCAGCGAGGTGTACGGTGACCCCGAGGTACATCCGCAGCAGGAAGGCTACTGGGGCCGCGTCAATCCGATCGGCATCCGCAGTTGCTACGACGAGGGCAAGCGTTGCGCAGAAACACTCTTCTTCGATTACTTCCGCCAGCACCGGCTCGACATCAAGGTCGTGCGCATCTTCAACACCTACGGCCCGCGGATGCATCCCAACGATGGCCGCGTCGTGTCCAATTTCATCGTGCAGGCGCTGCGTGGCGAGGACATCACCATCTACGGTGACGGCAGCCAGACACGCAGCTTCTGCTATGTGGATGATCTTATCGATGCCATGGCACGGATGATGGAGACCGAGCGCGGCTTCACCGGCCCGATCAACATCGGAAACCCCGGCGAGTTCAGCATGCTGGAGCTGGCGGAAAAAGTACTCGCTCTGGTCGGCGGCCGTTCCCGGCTGGTATTCCAGCCCCTGCCTTCCGACGACCCGAAGCAGCGCCAGCCGGATATCGCGCTGGCACGCGAGAAGCTGGGCTGGGAGCCGAAGATCGAACTCGAGGATGGACTGAAAGAAACCATCAACTATTTCCGCCACCTGCTGCAGGCCTAG
- a CDS encoding glycosyltransferase family 2 protein, whose product MQAPLPISLVVITHNEALNIGRCLDSVSFVTEKLVIDSGSTDDTVAVAEAHGARVVHQDWLGFGPQRNFASAQARNDWLLVLDADEFLSEELAAQLERDLPALLASPKAGAWLRRRTWLMGAPMRWYRPMVGERMARLYHRGRARWTDARVHESLRFDGDTVEFKAPFNHADNPSLVHKQLKVLRYSELKALDWRDKRRPVRMWLTPLVYLSSFIKDYLLRLAFLDGWRGFIIAQTAASYAVYKRMRYYEMQHNPASIEAAHRKLARHQLEH is encoded by the coding sequence ATGCAGGCCCCCCTTCCCATCTCCCTCGTCGTCATCACTCACAACGAGGCACTGAATATCGGGCGCTGCCTGGACAGCGTGTCGTTCGTCACGGAAAAGCTGGTGATCGACAGTGGGAGCACCGACGATACCGTCGCGGTCGCGGAGGCGCATGGCGCGCGCGTGGTTCACCAGGACTGGTTGGGGTTCGGGCCGCAGCGCAACTTCGCGAGTGCACAGGCCCGGAACGACTGGCTGCTGGTGCTGGATGCGGACGAGTTCCTCTCGGAGGAGCTCGCTGCACAACTCGAACGTGACCTGCCCGCATTGCTGGCATCCCCCAAGGCTGGCGCGTGGCTTCGCCGTCGGACCTGGCTGATGGGGGCGCCGATGCGCTGGTACCGGCCCATGGTCGGCGAGAGGATGGCGCGGCTCTACCACCGCGGACGGGCGCGCTGGACTGATGCGCGCGTACACGAATCGCTGCGCTTCGACGGCGATACCGTCGAGTTCAAGGCGCCCTTCAACCACGCCGATAACCCCAGCCTGGTACACAAGCAGCTGAAGGTGCTCCGCTACAGCGAGCTGAAGGCGCTCGACTGGCGCGACAAGCGCCGGCCGGTGCGGATGTGGTTGACGCCGTTGGTCTATCTGTCCAGCTTCATCAAGGACTACCTGCTGCGACTGGCCTTCCTGGATGGCTGGCGCGGTTTCATCATTGCCCAGACGGCGGCCAGCTATGCCGTCTACAAGCGCATGCGTTACTACGAGATGCAGCACAACCCCGCCTCCATCGAGGCTGCGCACCGCAAGCTCGCCCGACACCAACTGGAACACTGA